TTTGTCTCAAATAGGCCCGCTTCAACTGCCTGCTTGAATATTGAGTCCCCTGCGTCTGTCCTGGTTATAACGGTGGACCATCCATCGGGTGATCCCACTGAACCTGTTGAGATGTCTGCAAGTTCAGCGACGTAGTCCTTACAGATTTTGCATCCTGCCTGCTCGTATCCATGGGTCTCCTTGAGGGGGAGTGTGAGGACATCATCCTGGGTGTATACCCAGAACTTCCCTTTACCTATATCCATTTTCTCAACGAGTTCCATGCTTATTCCAAGTTTCTCGCATATGAAGGTCTGGAGCGATGTGTACGGGAAGTTCTCCATGCAGTATATACCCACCAGAAGCTTTATCTTATCTGCAAGGAACCTGACACCAAATGGGTAGGTCTGCATTTTCCTTATACCCATTGTCTGGCAGGGTATGGCAACTGTACCGAGTTTCTCTATACCGTACTGCCTCACGGCCTTCTTGAGCATCATCACGTTGGGCGAGAATGTGTACTTGGTACCGGCTGCTGCCTTGAGTTCATCTGAGGTCATGGCAACCATTGGCTGTGGTTTCCAGAAGTCCTCGCCTGGACCTGCAACAACTGCACCCTCAATGATACCCTCATCAAGGGCGTAAGCTAGAAGACCTGTGACTATTCCTCCATCCTGGGCCAGTTTCTGAATCTCTCGGTCAGTTGATCTGGCGGAAACAATTTCCTTGTAAGTACCTAAAACCATTTTTCCAGCCTCCTATAGCCCTAACTCCTTTTTGATCTGCTCTTCTGGCCACCAGCTTCTTGGGCACTGTACATAGCAGATTCCACATTTCACGCAGCGGTCAGTGTTCAGTTCCGGTCTTCCATTGGTCATGTCAAGGGCCCTTGTCTGGCAAGCCATTGCACATGTTCCGCACCCAATGCATAGACCCTGGTTAACCACCTTTGTCTGAAGGTCGCATCCGCATGCT
This DNA window, taken from Methanothermobacter sp., encodes the following:
- the frhB gene encoding coenzyme F420 hydrogenase subunit beta, with the protein product MVLGTYKEIVSARSTDREIQKLAQDGGIVTGLLAYALDEGIIEGAVVAGPGEDFWKPQPMVAMTSDELKAAAGTKYTFSPNVMMLKKAVRQYGIEKLGTVAIPCQTMGIRKMQTYPFGVRFLADKIKLLVGIYCMENFPYTSLQTFICEKLGISMELVEKMDIGKGKFWVYTQDDVLTLPLKETHGYEQAGCKICKDYVAELADISTGSVGSPDGWSTVITRTDAGDSIFKQAVEAGLFETKPIEEVKPGLGLLEKLSAQKKEKAEKNIAARKEMGLPTPF